Proteins encoded within one genomic window of Panicum virgatum strain AP13 chromosome 1N, P.virgatum_v5, whole genome shotgun sequence:
- the LOC120654329 gene encoding fasciclin-like arabinogalactan protein 14, which produces MASRPAAIALLLVLVGLASPAAAFNITRLLGEFSDFSTFNSLLSQTKLAEEINRRQTITVLAVDNGAAGVISSLPSDVQRKVLSMHVVLDYYDTAKLGAIKNHTTLLTTMFQSSGKATDRMGFLNFTKRSDGVMVFGSAQPGAPKNSQMVKSVASRPYNISVLQVSAPIVPPGVGDSADSGAPPPHNKATAPAPAPSTKGKKGAKDAEAPAPGPSSDDDDTGADAPADAPGPAADGPTADGPTADGPAADGPTADGPAADAPASSDHAADAPEGSTAGRVVAGAGLGIVALLMTII; this is translated from the coding sequence ATGGCTTCACGTCCGGCCGCCATtgcgctcctcctcgtccttgtcggcctcgcctcgccggcggcggccttcaACATCACCAGGCTTCTCGGCGAGTTCTCCGACTTCAgcaccttcaacagcctcctgTCGCAAACAAAGCTCGCCGAGGAGATCAACCGGCGGCAGACCATCAccgtgctcgccgtcgacaaTGGCGCGGCCGGCGtcatctcctccctcccttccgACGTGCAGCGCAAGGTGCTTTCCATGCACGTGGTCCTCGACTACTACGACACGGCCAAACTCGGGGCCATCAAGAACCACACCACCCTGCTGACGACGATGTTCCAGTCCTCCGGCAAGGCCACCGACCGCATGGGTTTCCTCAACTTCACCAAGCGCTCCGACGGCGTCATGGTGTTCGGCTCCGCCCAGCCCGGCGCGCCCAAGAACTCCCAGATGGTGAAGTCCGTCGCCTCCCGCCCGTACAACATCTCCGTGCTGCAGGTTAGCGCCCCCATCGTGCCACCCGGCGTCGGCGACTCCGCGGACAgcggcgcgccgcccccgcATAATAAggccacggcgccggcgccggcgccttcAACCAAGGGAAAGAAGGGAGCCAAGGATGCGGAGGCCCCTGCTCCGGGCCCATCttctgacgacgacgacaccgGCGCGGACGCACCTGCCGACGCGCCTGGCCCGGCGGCGGACGGCCCTACGGCGGATGGCCCCACGGCTGATGGCCCGGCGGCAGACGGGCCCACGGCGGACGGCCCGGCGGCCGacgcgccggcgagcagcgaccaCGCGGCTGACGCACCCGAGGGATCGACCGCCGGCAGGGTAGTGGCCGGTGCGGGGCTCGGAATCGTGGCGCTTCTGATGACGATCATTTGA